From one Nocardioides scoriae genomic stretch:
- a CDS encoding RNA polymerase sigma factor: protein MSEVPTDEQTVWERSAALFVSWRDGQDPAALDGLVRLLSPVLWQVVRGSGLERNAAEDVVQSTWLTLVRSGSAISEPRAVAGWLCTTARREAWKVGRAAGRQRPVEDEDIARRLPDSPAPEQQVVLDDENARLWSAVGRLPERCQRLLRIVAAESRPDYSVVSAQLGMPVGSIGPTRGRCLEKLRRELATSGGAA from the coding sequence ATGTCCGAGGTACCCACCGACGAGCAGACGGTGTGGGAGCGCTCCGCCGCTCTCTTCGTCTCCTGGCGCGACGGCCAGGACCCCGCGGCCCTCGACGGGCTGGTGCGGCTGCTCAGCCCGGTGCTGTGGCAGGTGGTGCGCGGCAGCGGGCTGGAGCGCAACGCGGCCGAGGACGTCGTGCAGTCGACCTGGCTGACGCTGGTCCGCTCCGGGAGCGCCATCAGCGAGCCCCGCGCCGTCGCCGGGTGGCTGTGCACGACCGCCCGGCGCGAGGCGTGGAAGGTGGGCCGCGCCGCGGGTCGCCAGCGCCCCGTCGAGGACGAGGACATCGCCCGCCGGCTGCCCGACAGCCCGGCGCCCGAGCAGCAGGTGGTCCTCGACGACGAGAACGCCCGGCTGTGGTCGGCCGTGGGCCGGCTGCCCGAGCGGTGCCAGCGGCTGCTGCGCATCGTGGCGGCCGAGTCGCGACCCGACTACTCCGTGGTGTCGGCCCAGCTCGGCATGCCCGTGGGCAGCATCGGCCCCACCCGGGGCCGCTGCCTGGAGAAGCTGCGCCGCGAGCTCGCCACGTCGGGCGGTGCCGCATGA